The Lolium perenne isolate Kyuss_39 chromosome 6, Kyuss_2.0, whole genome shotgun sequence genome segment aatgattatgtcacctctgaacatgtgaattttgattatgcactaacccactaatgagttgttttgagtttggtgtggaggaagttttcaaggatcaagagaggaggatgatacaatatgatcaaggagagtgaaagctctaatcttggggatgccccggtggttcatccctgcataattcaagaagactcaagcatctaagcttggggatgcccaaggcatccccttcttcatcgacaacattatcaggttcctctaatgaaactatatttttattccatcacatcttatgcgctttacttggagcgtctgtatgtttttatttttgttttgtttgaataaagttggatcctagcattcattgtgtgggagagagacacgttccgctgttgcatatggacaaatatgtccttagctttactcataatgttcatggcgaaggttgaactgcttcgttaaattgttatatgattggaaacgagaaatgctatatgtggtaattggtataatatcttgaataatgtgatacttggcaattgttgtgctcatgtttaagctcttgcatcatatactttgcacctattaatgaagaaatacatagagcttgctaaaatttggtttgcatgattggtctctctaaggtctagatattttctagtaagggttaaacaacaaggaagacggtgtagagtcttataatgcttacaatatgtcttttatgtgagttttgctataccggttcatacttgtgtttgtttcaaataaccttgctagcctaagccttgtattgagagggaatacttctcatgcatccaaaatccttgagccaaacactatgcacttgtgtccaccatacctacctactacatggtatttctccgccattccaaagtaaattgcttgagtgctatctttaaacacttcaaaagttattacctcttatttgtgtcaatgttttatagctcatgaggaagtattggtgtttatctttcaatcttgttgggcaactttcaccaatggactagtggcttcatccgcttatccaataattttgcaaaaagagctggcaatgggattcccagtcccaaattaactaaccttcataattttacaaaaacatagacactcctccatggtatgtgattgttggatggcacccgaggattcggttagccatagcttgagaaagcaaaggtggggaggagtgtcatctaaataaaactaaaataaaaaggcactctttcatggtatgagattgttggcaggcacccgaggattcggttagccatggtttgtgaaagcaaaggttggaaggagtgccacccaaaaataaaaatgtttcatgggagccgctctttgaaggtttgtctggcaagggggttagagtgcccactaccattcgttgacaacaacaaacacctctcaaaactttacttttatgctctctctatgttttcaaagtaaaagctctagcacaaatatagtaatcaatgcttccctctgcgaagggccattcttctacttttatgttgagtcagtttacccatttctctccatcttaagaagcaaacacttgtgttaactgtgcattgattcctacatacttgcatattgcacttgttatattacattatgttgacaatatccatgagatatacatgttacaagttgaaagcaaccgctgaaacttaatcttcctttgtgttgcttcaatgcctctactatgaatttattgttttatgagttaactcttatgcaagacttattgatgcttgtcttgaaagtactattcatgaaaagtctttgctatatgattcaattgtttactcattatatttaccattgcttcgaatcactgcattcattacatgtgcttacaatagtatgatcaagattatgatagcatgtcacttcagaaattatctttgttatcgtttacctactcgggacgagtaggaactaagcttggggatgctgatacatctccaacgtatcgataatttcttatgttccatgcttgttttatgatgatacatacacatgttttatacatactttatgtcatatttatgcattttccggcactaacctattaacaagatgccgaagagccagttgctgttttctgctgtttttggtttcagaaatcctagtaaggaaatattctcggaattggacgaaatcaacgctcaggatcttatttttccacgaagcttccagaagtccggaggagatacgaagtggggcgacgaggcgcccacacaacagggcggcgcggccaaggcttgggccgcgcggccctggcgtgtggggccctcgtggcgccccctgacctacccttccgcctacataagccttcgtcgagaatagttccagtaccgagagccatgatacggaaaaccttccagagacgccgccgccgccaatcccatctcgggggattcaggagatcgcctccggcacccttccggagaggggaatcatctcccggaggactcttcaccgccatggtcgcctccgaagtgatgtgtgagtagttcacccctggactatgggtccatagcagtagctagatggttgtcttctcctaattgtgctatcattgttggatcttgtgagctgcctaacatgatcaagatcatctatttgtaatgctacatgttgcgtttgttgggatctgatgaatagtgaatactatgctatgttgattatcaatctattatgtatgtgttgtttatgatcttgcatgctcttcgttgctagtagaggctctggccaagttgatacttgtaactccaaagagggagtatttatgctcgatagtgggttcatgtctccattaaacctgggggagtgacagcaacccctaaggttgtggatgtgttgttgccactagggataaaacatcaatgctatgtctaaggatgtatttgttgattacattacgcaccatacttaatgcaattgtctgttgtttgcaacttaatactggagggggttcagatgataacctgaaggtggactttttaggcatagatgcatgctggatagcggtctatgtactttttcgtaatgcccaattaaatctcacaatactcatcataacatgtatgtgcatggtcatgccctctttatttgtcaattgcccaactgtaatttattcacccaacatgctatttatcttacggagagacacctctagtgaactgtggaccccggttcattcttttacatcgaatacaatctactgcaatactcgttctactgttctctgcaaacatcatcatccacactatacatctaatcctttgttacagcaagccggtgagattgacaacctcactgtcacgttggggcaaagtaatttagttgtgttgtgcaggttccacgttggcgctagaatccctggtgttgcgccgcactacactccgccgccatcaaccttcaacgtgcttcttggctcctactggttcgataaaccttggtttcttaccgagggaaacttactgctgtacgcatcacaccttccacttggggttcccaacggtctcgTGCTGAACGGAGAGACACATGTCAACTGCGCGCCAGCAGTATGCTCCTTCAATGCCTCCTAATAGATCTAGTTCCTCGTAGTATACTTCCTCTCCTTCGGTTCCAGTGGTTAGTTGAGTCAAAGATTTGGTCTCAAGCGGCTTGCCATTTTTGGTATGTTGGTTTGTTAACTTGTTTTATGTCCTTATGCTCAATTCTGATAGTTACaagtggattatgtgatatttattTATGGGATTTAAGTGGAACTTAATTCCACTGGCTTAAAGATTGTTGGCTTAACTTTGTGTGCTAGAGATGATGTTGCTATCTCACTCATGCTAGTTGAGATTTTTTTTATTAAGAGTTTATATTCTTGACTCGCCTTTCTAAAAGGGTCTAATGAATgttaaatactccctccgttcctttctatagtgcctatagattttttgcatttgtttcagaatataaggttgtagcttaacTTTTTTTCAATTAGCCCCTCCCCTTTCAGCTCCCAAATCGTCCAGGTCCCaaatttgttatggtaagttagtaagatatggatttcccaaattttatgttgatctcaaatcgttcagctaggggtCCTGTGtacaaaatactcttgcgctaatttccgtgccaaaaaactataggcattataaaatggaacagagggagtatgacCTTTTCAGAAGAGCCTGGTTAGTGATAGGTAATGGTCAGCATACTAGGTTTTGGGAGCATACTTTGTTAGGGTATAAGAATCTATGTGATCAGTATCCATCTCTCTATAATATAGTATATCATAAAATTGTTAAGGTGACAAATGTTATTTCCTCGGTCCCCTTAAACATGTTAGTTCAACTATCATGCAATGAGGAAACTTTTAGATGGAATTTGACCGTTTCTGGTTTTTATACTATAATCCATGTATCTTGATTTTCTTAATGGTCACACTGCTTATCTTAAGATGTATATTTGAAAAATTAAGACACCACTTAAGATTATAATTGTTATGTGGTTCCTTCATAGGAAAGAGATTCTTACAAAGGATAACCTCAGCAGAAGAAATTGGCAAGGATGCATTTGGTGTTGTATttatgatcaagaggagacaaTACAACATCTTTTTCTAAGTTGTCCTTTCACAAAAAATTATTTAGAAGATTAATTATATAACTTTTAATATCCTACCTTCAGCTAGTATTACAACATTTTTGGGAATTTGTTAAATGGCGTAGTAAAAAAAAGATAAAGGCCCCATTAAAGTTGGTGTGTATGTTTTATTATGGGCCATATGAAATGTCCGGAATGATTTTATCTTTAACAAAAGAATCTTTCCACCGTTGTTGCAGATTCCGTCTTTGGCTACGCACCGGATCTATATGTGGTAATATCTGCAGCCGGTGGAGGACCGCCAAGCTATCGATATTGGATGGAACCATTTGGTGATGTAGCACGGAATTTTTACAGTCGTTGTGGCTAACTGTCTGAAGGGCAACTAGCATGAAGATGTTAAGGCGCTGATGGATTTTTTTAGGTGGCTTATTCATATGGAGACTTTGAGTGATGCATGAGCTGTAATAatttgtactccctccgtgccTAAAAAAGCTGCGCAGCTAGGTATATAGACACATTTTTGCTATAGATATATTGAGCAGCTTTTTTTTTATGAAGGGAGTAATACTTTTGTAGCAATAAAGTAATAAAATTCGGCATTCACCGATTGATGCAGAGGGCGCTCAGGCTTCTCCTTTCTTGATTTTTTTCGACGGACGATGCATAAATAGACAAAGACAATATGCATGGAAGCTCATCTAAACCAAAATTTATTCAAAAACAAACCAACAAGTTTGATTGATGATCCTGTGAGGGACAATTTTATTAGAAGAGCTAATTGGTAATTCAAACATGGAGCTGCGAATAGATTTGGCCGATGCAACCAGATCCTGATAAAAACATATCAGGATCGAACTAGAAAATCTACCAGGACAAGGCAGAACCAAATCAGATGACCCAGTAGATCATGTCGGACGGGAGAACATACACCTCGGAGCTGTGCTTTACCATGCGCAGCCCGCCATCCTCCTGTTGTTCATCACCGCATCTCTCCACCTCCACGCCAGTGAACACCACGTACTGGTGGGGCGCCTTGGTGCTCTCGAAGATCCTCGAGATGCAGAATCTGGACGATCCCAGATATATGAGGTATGAGTCCACAGGCGACCAACCCAAATCCTTGGGCGGAACAACGTGCTCCCAGGTGGCGCGCACCACCGGCCCCGGCTGTGCCTCGACGTCCACTGCGCACAGGAGGTTTGTGTTGTCACCCCGCTGCGCCTCGACGTCCTCCGAGTACAGGAGGTTCGTGGTGTCACAGGCCTCGCGGCAGCGAGAGGTAGAGGTTAGACCAAACCAGAGCTTGTGCTCAGGGACATACTCGCCGCGGCCACTGAACGGCAGAGCCCAGTCCCCTATCTGGCTCCACAGcccgctgctggtgtcgaaggaaTACGTGCCCATACCCTCCTTGGTGATCCAGATACTAGACCCGCCCCCTGCCACAGTGTAGGAGCGGATGATGCCGTGGCCAGGATCAAACTCTCTGAACTCGCAGGGAGTTGGAGGTAGAGGACGGCAGAGAAAGCCCTCCTTTTGAGACACAAGCGCTTCCAAGTTGTGGTCGTGGGCGCACGGCACTGGGTCGCACGGCCAACTGGCGATGGTGTTCATGGCGTACAAGTCGCTGCCGCCGCCGACGGTGAGGGAGATGGACCTGCACTTGCTGGTGGTGAAGGTGGGCATGGCGCGGACTTTGTTACCTACGGGGTCGTAGAGGAGGGAGCTGCCCGTCTGGTCCGTGGCCAGCACCTTGTCCCCGCCGAAGAGCATGAAGTCCATCCCGCCAACGCCTCGTGGCAACCAGGGAGGGCAGAAGCTAATGGCGGGAGGAGGCAGGTTGTTGGtggatggcggcggcggctcggctgAGGCCGGAGTAGGGAAGAATCGCATCATGTCGATGTTGCGCAGCGAGTATTCTTTTACCGGGGGGTTGTCTCTGAGCACGAGGTGCACGAACCGCCGGAAGGAACTCATCGCCGGCCGATCGATCTGAGGGATTGATCTGAGGAGTTGCTGATCTGACTGTTTTGTTGCCAAAACTGGTTGCTTTATCGCCCTGTTGTGCTCTGCTTTGCACTATTCCTCGACCTTATTATTTGTAATCGAATACTGCCATTCCTTGCCTTCCTTATTGTTTGGATCTATACGAAGTACAGCTTTGATGAGTACGTCTAGTTCTTTCCTTGCAAAATCTTATACACACAGAATTATTTGTGAGTGGAGATCTTACCGGGAGGATAGGGTGATAGATGGGAAGGCGGAGGAAGGGGCGgctgtttttttctttttgttcttCTTTTGCAAATAGAACCCTTACATTAATAGAAACATCGAACATTATAATGCACCCTAATAAAAAATGCAAAAAAATCCTTAAGAGTTAAGATacccttcatcttcaacctctcgaCCATGTCGATGGcatgccgctgctgccgctcctcCTTGAGTCGGACTGACGTTGTTGGTTGCAGACGGAAAGTCGTCGAACGGGTCAAAAAGACCATATCCGTCCCGGAGACGGAGAAAAAAAAACCGCTGATGAAACTCCATGGAGATACGGAGATCCCCCGGCCAGAAGTTCTCGAGAACCACACCACTCCCACAAGTTTCTCGACGTTGCCGTCGAGATGGGGCTGAAGCCGGGAAGACTTTATTGGAGAAGATGTTGCCGCCGCCACCTGAGCGCCGCCACACCAAAACTTAACCCTAAAACCGAAAAAACAGAGCCCTCCTGCCGACATAGATCGAGATCCACCCGCCTCCATGGCCCGAAGGCCACATAATTGGGGCAAATCGGTGGGCACCGACATGAGGCGCCGAGAACCAAAGTCGCTTCTTGATCGCTTCCTAGATCGCGAGGTTCGGTACTTCTTTCCGGCTGTTTGTTTGTTGGGTAGTAGATATTGGGTTCACCCTCAAGGGTCCATAAGAATATTAGGGGGGTCTTGCTCCGATCCTTGAGGTTTGAGGGTGATTATATAATTTATCAtgattttttttgcgaaacacagtacagaCGTAGACGCTCACATATACGCACATACACTCGCCTCTATGACGTAcgaacgcacaccctacccctatgagcacctccaagagactgGGTCAAAGAAATTTTATCCGACGAATCTTGAGATTGACAAAGCACACGCCTCAATTTCTGGAAATGCACCCCACAACATACACGGACGGACAAAATCCGCACGATCAAGCCCATTTAATAACGGCGGACGCTAGGCGTCGGTGGGCTGATATTTGGCCCAAAATCGGTTGTCCTCCCGGCCATTGGATGGACATCCAACGTCCGAAACCAGATGCAACGCAGTTTTGTAGTTTGATCCTCTGTTCTTGCAAAATCAACCCGCAGTCCTAAGTTCCTTAGAACCAGATGCAACATTTTTTTGCAGTTTGACCCTCTCAGTTCTCGCAAAATCAACCTGCAGTCGTCCTACGTTTCTCCACTTAAACCAAAAGGCTATATAACTTTGACTCTATCTTTCTCAATATTTACAACAAATATGCTACCTTATTACAACAAAAAAAAAGTCACCCATGTATACAAAAAACGGTTAATTATCACAACAAAAATGTCCCAACATCTGTAAAAATAATAATGTTACAGTAAAGTGATTAAACCACCATTTTTCTGCATATCGATTTACAACAAAAAAAATTACCCCACGTCCAAAAAGTATtactattacaacaaaaaagATCGCAAAACATATCAAAAAATAAAATTATAACAAAGTGGTGAAACCAACATTTCTTTTGCTGCAAATTGATTTACAATAAAAGTAGCCAACAAATTCACCAAAAACCGCAGACTAATACAACAAAAATACATATGTTTGCAAAACAGTTTAAAGTGGTCAAGAAATAATTAGTTTACTACAAATCAAATTACAACAAAAAACACTAACTATTTTTTATAGAAGTCACAAACGATTACAATAAAAAAACTTGAACATTAGCCACAAAAATCTAACAAAAATATTATGTATTTTCTGTTAGGAATAAATTAGCTTTAGATTTAGGCTAATCAAGCAGTTAGCAGAttccttgaaatattccctatagcAGTTAGCATATTAGTGTTTTGTCCAATCGCTGTGCATTGTAAAAAGTTGTGTCCCTTCCGAACAGACGCATGTAAAGAAACCGACCTTGTAACCCGACTGTtggcctactataaatagccgcaGTCTCTATCAATAAAGTATTCCATTTGCTTCAATCTCTCTCGCTTCTCTCGTTTCTTCACACGTTATCAGCACGAGCATCTGCCAAAGCAATAGGCTACAGTAGAAGAGACAGAGAAAAGGTGAGTAGAAAATGGCTTTTCTGCCAGAACTCGCTTTTTGCTTCCCTCGGTTTGTGGCCAGGGAACACCGCCGTGGCTATCCTCGCCGGACTTTCTCCCTCGCTGCCACTCGCCGCTGGAACTCCGTCCGTCGCCGCTGGAACTCCGGCCGTCGCCGCTGGAACTCCGGTCGTCGCCGCCCGAACAGGAACGGTGACCTCCGCCACCGCAGGGCACCATATGGTTTCCACCATCGGCGCTACGGTCCTGGTGGTGGCTTCCGCCGCCACCAACGCGGCAACCGCTTGGTTCCCCGCAACAACTGCCATGGCAACCGCTGGACAGAGCGCCGCCACTCCACCGGAGACCCTGGACCAAGCACGGCTGTGCGCCGGGAACATACCCCATTCATGCACCCGGTGGCCGTTGCTGAACCGGTCGTCCTCGATGTGCCGGAGATTGCGGAAGAAGTGGTCGTTGCCGGGAACGAGATTGAGGCCTCTGCCTCCCACGTCACAGCAGATCCTGAAGATCTGATGCCGCCTCTGCCGGCGTTCGTCGTCCCGCCCATGGAATGGCTACTGGGCGGGCCGAGCGTCGGGTGGCTTGTCGACGACCCCGAGCGCGAGTACTCCGATGATGAACTTGAGACTCCGCCGCCGATGATGCGCTACTTCGAGCGACATGGGAACAGGCCGTGCCTCCCGTCCCCGACGCCCCCCGACGAGGAGCCGGAGCACTTCGCTCCGCCGGGCTACGCCTCGGTAACGGAGTTCCTCGAGCCGCCGGCTGCGGCTCCCGTGGACGCGCTCCCGCCGGCGCTCACCACCAACCTCCAGATGGAGATGGAAGGGAACGAGGCCGTGGCAACCGCTCGCGCCCGCGCGCTCGTCCCCGACCTCAACCTCCCAGCAGCAgaagaaacggaggaggagaacgAGGACGCGCCGCCGGCGCCGTCCCTTCCCCTCCCCACGCCCTCGCCGGAAGCGCGCGTCATCCTCCGCCGATTcgccgcagccatggcggcccGCCCCGGCGGCATCCGCAGAGGGACTTGGTCCCCAGAGGCCCTCGGCCTCACCAACGGCGTCGCGGAGCTCCGCCTCAACGAGGCCGCCCCTCACCTCCCATCCTCCTCCATGGAGGAACCAGGCCGCCGCTAAATCGCTGGCCACGGGCGCTGGCGCGGTGCTAGCTAGGCAGAGACATCGTGGGGAACGGGAGGAGGAAGATAGGATTCGCTCATCCTCTCGATGCTTTTGACTGCTGGTCCAGTCAAGTGCCGACAAGGCCCGTCGTGTACTGAAAAGGCCTCACGGGCTTATAGTATttagggcatgagcaatggtggcATACACAACTAGCTGCTCCATGTAAAAAAGTTGTAAGAAGCAATATGGTGAATTTTATCTCTCCAATGGAAGCTACAACTTTAgtcagaaaaaaaaagagaagggaccccacaaatatgacactatgtatctctttctctctccaaaaagCATGCTTTTAGGATTGAAGATCCCACTtcttgaaaaggaggctgcctcctcatccgaacctactttggaccacccgaacctaGCTAAA includes the following:
- the LOC139831895 gene encoding uncharacterized protein, with amino-acid sequence MSSFRRFVHLVLRDNPPVKEYSLRNIDMMRFFPTPASAEPPPPSTNNLPPPAISFCPPWLPRGVGGMDFMLFGGDKVLATDQTGSSLLYDPVGNKVRAMPTFTTSKCRSISLTVGGGSDLYAMNTIASWPCDPVPCAHDHNLEALVSQKEGFLCRPLPPTPCEFREFDPGHGIIRSYTVAGGGSSIWITKEGMGTYSFDTSSGLWSQIGDWALPFSGRGEYVPEHKLWFGLTSTSRCREACDTTNLLYSEDVEAQRGDNTNLLCAVDVEAQPGPVVRATWEHVVPPKDLGWSPVDSYLIYLGSSRFCISRIFESTKAPHQYVVFTGVEVERCGDEQQEDGGLRMVKHSSEVYVLPSDMIYWVI